The following proteins come from a genomic window of Candidatus Thiodiazotropha sp. CDECU1:
- a CDS encoding LEA type 2 family protein, with the protein MNAVRNRGNHSRNRLATFTLLLLLLQTLFGCASLQPQEDRIRVTIADLRPLESTLMEQRYLVKIRLQNRSREALNIDGMSFDLDLNGKRFASGVSNQTATIDGFSESMLEVKLSSTVFGLIKQFGALQDRQSGTFDYQISGSLSSPESMLALPFSEKGEINLLPSAATPKEAKPE; encoded by the coding sequence ATGAATGCAGTAAGAAACAGAGGAAACCATTCGCGTAACAGGCTTGCTACTTTTACCCTGCTATTACTTCTGCTCCAGACCCTTTTCGGTTGCGCATCCCTGCAACCCCAGGAGGATAGAATCAGGGTCACCATTGCCGATCTGAGACCGCTGGAATCGACCCTCATGGAGCAACGCTATCTGGTCAAGATCCGCTTGCAGAATCGCTCCAGGGAGGCCCTGAATATCGACGGTATGAGTTTCGACCTGGACCTGAATGGCAAGCGGTTCGCCTCGGGTGTCAGTAACCAGACAGCAACCATTGACGGTTTCAGTGAATCGATGCTGGAAGTTAAGTTAAGCAGTACGGTATTCGGCCTGATAAAACAGTTCGGCGCACTGCAGGACCGCCAGAGCGGGACCTTTGATTATCAGATCAGCGGCAGCCTGAGTTCACCGGAGAGCATGCTGGCCCTGCCCTTCAGCGAAAAGGGTGAGATCAATCTGCTGCCGAGCGCGGCAACCCCGAAAGAAGCCAAACCGGAATAA